Within the [Enterobacter] lignolyticus SCF1 genome, the region GACCAAGGGCTGCGAAGCGCCCACGCCCCGGGTTTCAACGAGCGCTTCCGGGATCCCTTGCGCGACCAGTAGCGTTTTCACAGCCTCTGCCCGCGCCAGCGATAGCGCGTTATTTTTTTCACTATTACCGATACGGTCAGCATGCCCGGTAATAAGCACCCGCTTAACCGGTATATGCTGTTCTTGTATTTGGGCAATCATGCGCCGAAGTTCGGTTTCCCCTGTACGACTTAGCGTGGCGCTGCCAAAACCAAAAAGGCTTTCAGCGGCAAACGTGCTATCGATAGAGTGAGGCGCCGTTTTTACCTTCGGCGCCGTCAATGCGCTCAGACATCCTTCCGGCCTGTAAAAGAAACTCTGCGCCTTCATATTTTCATCAAATAAAACTTTATATTGACAAGTCAGCACCGTTTCGTCTGTCCGGGTAAAGTGGAAAATATAATCCCACTCTTTCACCCGCACTATGCCCTCCCTGAAGTGCGGCACGCCGATAAGCTCATACAGCTGCTCTTTGCTCATCCCCGCCTTCACCTGCCGGAGATTCTCAAGGTTGACGAAACTTCCTTCCGGGCGCACGGCCGATGCCGTATCCGGAAACACCGGACGGGCCGTTTTCCCCTGAGCATCGACATCACTGACTGAACGGGTACAGGCGCTCAGCAGCATAAAACTGGCGATCAGCGAGAGACCGTAAATACATTGATAGCGTTTAAACATCGTTATTTATCCATTCCACTCTTTCAGAACCCCGGGCAGATTGCCCGGGTATGATTTACCACTGATAACCCACGCCGACGGCGGCGCCGACATCCCCTTTACTGTTTGTGGTTCCTGAAAGTTTCGTGACCCATTTACCGTTATCGGAAATGGTGGATACGCCTAACGCAACCGCCGATTGTCCCTGATAGGTTCCGCCCCCCAGCCCGACCATGCTGCCCCCCGCGGAATATGGCTGCGGTAAGGCCGCCATCGCCATCGCGCCCGCAACGCCCGCGCTCAGCTTATCGTTGTTATCGTCAACCCTATTTTTCAGGTCGTTAAAGCGCTTGTCGGTATACTGATTCGCGCTGCTAATCCCATTGTTCAACTGGTTCAGGTTGACGGCATCCGTTCCCTGGGTGCCTGCGGCAACATTGGTAATCTGACGTTCATTACCCGCGGAGCCGACGGAAACCGTATTCGCGCGATCGGCTACCGAGCCACTGCCTAAAGCGACGCTGTTGTTTGCGGTCGCTTTTGCGCGCGTCCCTAACGCCGTGCTGTTGTTGCCGCTCGCTTCAGCCCCCGCGCCCCCCGCCACGGCGTCGTTGCCCGTAACCGTCGGCTTGGACAGGTTGCTGGAGTTATTCACCTGGAACATGCCGTCTCTGCCGTTTGAAATATTTTTAGCGGTATTCTCAATGTTCGAGATGTCGCCTGTTGCCGCACGCAGCTGCGCCAGGTTGACGGCGTCGGTGTCTTCGGTTCCTGCCGCAACGTTAGTAATCTGACGCTCATTCCCCTGAGAGCCGACGGAGACGGTATTGGCGCGATCCGCGACGGACCCGGCTCCCAGCGCGACGGCATTATCCGCGGTAGAGGCGGCGCCATTGCCTATCGCAACCGAGTTATCCCCCGATGCATTCGTTCCCTGGCCGACGGCAACAGCATCAGCGCCCTGGGCATCCGCCGCCGGTCCCGTGGAGTTAACCTTGACGTAACGATTGGCGTTCTCGGCGTTGGTCACGCGCGTATCCAGGTTGTCGATTCTCTGGTTTGTGTCATACAGCTGTGAACCGTTGACCGCATCGGTACTGGTGGAAGAGAGCGTCCCTGGCGCCACATTGGTTATCTTATTCACCGTTATCCCGCCATGGCCTGCGCTAAAGGCGCCGAGCGCGGAATCCCAAAGCAGCGCATCCTGCTGCAACGATCCGACCGTTGTATTGATGCTATTGAGCGCAGTATTGGTGGCATAAAGCTGAGAACCGTTGACCGCATCGGTGCTGCTACCGCTCAGGCTTCCCGCCGCCACATTGGTGACCAGCCGCTCATTGCCCGCCGAACCGACGCTCAGCTGGCTTGTTGGCGCGGCGCCGGCAAAGGTGTAGTTTGTCCCCAGCAGAGTTGTACCTGCCGTTCCGGTTGTGGTTCCGGTCACCGAGTTCGCCCCCAGCGCCACGTCGTTGGCGTTATTTGCCACCGCATTTTGACCAATCGCCACCGCATCCAGCCCCAGCGCCGACGAATCCGTCCCCGTGGAGTTGGCGTGGAAGTACTTTGTCCCGGTGCTGTAGATATTGGCTATCTGGTTGTTGGTCGCCGTCAGCTGGGAGAAATTCACCGCATCGCTCGGCGCGACGCCATCCGCCACGTTGGTGATTGTTGTGCCGCCCGTGTGGGTGCTGTTGTCGTAGGTATTCCCCCCCAGCGTGATGCTGTTGTAGTTCACGCTGCCATCCGTATTGGTGTCATACCGTACGGAACCCGCTCCCAGCGAATTCAGGTTGTTATTCAGCGAATCGAGGGCGGTATTGGTGGCAAAAAGCTGGCTGCCGTTGACCGCATCGGTGCTGGTCGCGCTTAAGCGGCCTGCCGCCACGTTAGTCACCAGACGCTCACTGCCCGCCGAACCGACGCTCAGCTGGCTTGTTGGCGTGGCCCCGGCAAAAAGGTAATTCGCCCCTGCCAGCGTGACGCCGGAAGTCCCGGTCGTGGAGCCGGTTACCGAATTCGCCCCCAGAGCCACGTCATTGGCGTTGTTCGCCACCGCACTCAGGCCAATCGCCACCGCATTCAGCCCCAGCGCCGACGAATCCGTCCCCGTGGAGTTGGCGTGGAAGTACTTCGTGCCGGTACTGTAGATGTTGGCTATCTGGTTGTTGGTCGCCGTCAGCTGGGAGAAATTCACCGCATCGCTCGGCGCAGTCCCGTCCGCCACGTTGGTTATCTTCGTGCCGCCCGTGTGGGTTGTATTGTCATAGGATGGTCCGCCCAGCGTGATGCTGCTGTAGTTGACGCTGCCGTCCGGGTTGAGGTCGTATTTCACGGCGCCGGAATCCAGCGCGCTTAGCGCCGAATTGGTGGCGAACAGCTGAGAGCCGTTGACCGCATCGGTGCTCGAGCTGCCGATCCGTCCGGCCGCTAAATTCGTCAGGGTTCGCTCAAACCCCGCTTTGCCGATACTCACGGTTGCAATGGGAGAGGTGCCCGCAAAACTGTACGTTTTCCCGTTCAGGGTTGTTGAAGATGTTCCCACTGCGGCAGCCACACTTGCGCCGTTGCCAAGCGCCACGGCGTTATCTAACCCCGCCGCAATGGTGATATTGTTGCCAAGCGCAGACGCATTATTGGCATCAATCTTGTTATTGTTCCCAACCCCATAGCTGTTATTGCCATTGATAATGCTGAGTGCCCCCAGGTTTCCTGAACTAGAACCAGCAACCACTGCGTTATAGCCAACGGAGACGGACTGGGAGCCTGATACGTTTGCTTTTTGGCCAATACCGACGCTCAAATTTCCCGTAACAGAAGAGTTGGCCCCTTGCGCAATTGCGCCCGTCACGCCAACGCCGACCGTCGAGCTATTACCAATGGCGATAGAATCATCGCCGCCGGCGTTTGCCACCTGGCCCAGGCTCACTGTCCGGTTCGCGCTCACGCCATTTCCGGCATCCTGACCGATAGCGATATTTCCGCCGCCGGTAATGTTATTACCGGCATGAGGACCGATGGCCGTATTATTACTCCCGGTTTGCGTTACGCCGCCGCTCACCCCGCCATTAATATTACTGCCCGAATTTGGACCAATGGAAACGTTGTCAAATCCATAGACGTTCGACCCCGAACTGGCCCCAAAGGTAATGTTTTCATTACCCGAAACATTTCCACCGCTGTAATTACCAAACGACAGGTTTTTTGTGCCAAGGACGTATTTCCCGGCATTATCACCGACGGCAATATTACTGCCCTGGTTACCAAATGTGGAACCCGGAATGGGGTTCGTCCCTTCCCCAATACCGGCATTGTAGCCCAGGGCAATACTATGGCCGCCGCTGGCAAAGGCGTTATAGCCAATTGCGACAGCACCATCCCCCGTGGACATTGTCCCGACGCCCAACGCAACCGTCTGATTCCCTGTCGCCTCGGCGCCAAAGCCCGCCGCAAGCGAACTTTGCGCAGCGGTGCTTAATGCGCCCAGCGCCGTTGAGCCCGTCCCCGTCACCCGGGAGTTCTCGCCTAAAACAACCGATGCCGCATAACCATTGTTTGACGCATTATTACCAATGACCGTTGAGTCTGCGCAGCCGCCATTTAAGTAGGGATTTCCCAGAAGATCCGTCGAATTTCCGCAAATAGGCGCGCTATTCGCCGCCGATGCATTATCACCGATAACCAGGTTACCGGTAGTGCCGGTCG harbors:
- a CDS encoding OmpA family protein, with the translated sequence MFKRYQCIYGLSLIASFMLLSACTRSVSDVDAQGKTARPVFPDTASAVRPEGSFVNLENLRQVKAGMSKEQLYELIGVPHFREGIVRVKEWDYIFHFTRTDETVLTCQYKVLFDENMKAQSFFYRPEGCLSALTAPKVKTAPHSIDSTFAAESLFGFGSATLSRTGETELRRMIAQIQEQHIPVKRVLITGHADRIGNSEKNNALSLARAEAVKTLLVAQGIPEALVETRGVGASQPLVVCPGETTPAVVACLEKNRRITINILE
- a CDS encoding YadA-like family protein produces the protein MNTIYRLVWSNRLQATVVAPEFAKGKGGLVSKVVIVAGVALLASQNAFAFTPIGTGATTGTTGNLVIGDNASAANSAPICGNSTDLLGNPYLNGGCADSTVIGNNASNNGYAASVVLGENSRVTGTGSTALGALSTAAQSSLAAGFGAEATGNQTVALGVGTMSTGDGAVAIGYNAFASGGHSIALGYNAGIGEGTNPIPGSTFGNQGSNIAVGDNAGKYVLGTKNLSFGNYSGGNVSGNENITFGASSGSNVYGFDNVSIGPNSGSNINGGVSGGVTQTGSNNTAIGPHAGNNITGGGNIAIGQDAGNGVSANRTVSLGQVANAGGDDSIAIGNSSTVGVGVTGAIAQGANSSVTGNLSVGIGQKANVSGSQSVSVGYNAVVAGSSSGNLGALSIINGNNSYGVGNNNKIDANNASALGNNITIAAGLDNAVALGNGASVAAAVGTSSTTLNGKTYSFAGTSPIATVSIGKAGFERTLTNLAAGRIGSSSTDAVNGSQLFATNSALSALDSGAVKYDLNPDGSVNYSSITLGGPSYDNTTHTGGTKITNVADGTAPSDAVNFSQLTATNNQIANIYSTGTKYFHANSTGTDSSALGLNAVAIGLSAVANNANDVALGANSVTGSTTGTSGVTLAGANYLFAGATPTSQLSVGSAGSERLVTNVAAGRLSATSTDAVNGSQLFATNTALDSLNNNLNSLGAGSVRYDTNTDGSVNYNSITLGGNTYDNSTHTGGTTITNVADGVAPSDAVNFSQLTATNNQIANIYSTGTKYFHANSTGTDSSALGLDAVAIGQNAVANNANDVALGANSVTGTTTGTAGTTLLGTNYTFAGAAPTSQLSVGSAGNERLVTNVAAGSLSGSSTDAVNGSQLYATNTALNSINTTVGSLQQDALLWDSALGAFSAGHGGITVNKITNVAPGTLSSTSTDAVNGSQLYDTNQRIDNLDTRVTNAENANRYVKVNSTGPAADAQGADAVAVGQGTNASGDNSVAIGNGAASTADNAVALGAGSVADRANTVSVGSQGNERQITNVAAGTEDTDAVNLAQLRAATGDISNIENTAKNISNGRDGMFQVNNSSNLSKPTVTGNDAVAGGAGAEASGNNSTALGTRAKATANNSVALGSGSVADRANTVSVGSAGNERQITNVAAGTQGTDAVNLNQLNNGISSANQYTDKRFNDLKNRVDDNNDKLSAGVAGAMAMAALPQPYSAGGSMVGLGGGTYQGQSAVALGVSTISDNGKWVTKLSGTTNSKGDVGAAVGVGYQW